A single genomic interval of bacterium harbors:
- a CDS encoding cyclic nucleotide-binding domain-containing protein, whose translation MKRFSAIWGNVFSRESNDKSVFAILTRIPVFNGLTKTELRLIEKIVYLRTYHESEIIFVEGEPGAGMYIVESGSVRICLGPNTDEDHEIARLGSGDFFGELALIDDHPRSATAVALSATRLVGFFRSDLISIINRSPRIGVKIQGNILKILVKRLRITDQKLNEAYEQIDSMESTTQSDKATKV comes from the coding sequence TTGAAAAGATTCAGCGCCATCTGGGGCAACGTGTTCAGCCGTGAGTCCAACGACAAGTCCGTTTTCGCCATCCTGACCCGTATTCCCGTGTTCAACGGTCTTACCAAGACCGAGTTGCGCCTGATCGAGAAGATTGTCTACCTGCGGACCTACCACGAGAGCGAGATAATCTTTGTCGAGGGCGAGCCCGGCGCCGGGATGTACATTGTCGAATCGGGCAGCGTGCGTATCTGCCTGGGGCCCAATACGGACGAGGACCACGAGATCGCGCGCCTGGGCTCGGGCGATTTCTTCGGTGAGCTGGCCCTGATCGACGACCACCCGCGCTCGGCCACCGCGGTGGCCCTGAGCGCCACGCGCCTGGTCGGGTTCTTCCGCTCCGACCTCATTTCGATCATCAACCGCAGCCCCCGGATCGGGGTCAAGATACAGGGCAATATCCTCAAGATATTGGTCAAGCGCCTGCGTATCACCGACCAGAAACTGAACGAGGCCTACGAGCAGATCGATTCCATGGAAAGCACCACCCAGAGCGACAAGGCCACCAAGGTATGA
- a CDS encoding AI-2E family transporter — translation MIQVKPKDEALIFKPAFKLSAMATVIVLTIAFLLWIPGLLSSFLISIIFVFILSPGVDFFERHGVSRSNSILLVFLLIVLAVVLIAMLMSRAVVAEYTDLLSRMDEYSAVLKDELNRQAASLEHRFGLEKFGAASRLLNLGQTYLFEALTPSGDALTTVSTWVAVVPILLYFFLLDGHKIKKAFIGFLPNRYFEMSLNIHQKISHIVGSFIRAKLMESFVVGLCALAGFILTGILFKPLNYAIFLAIITGLFNIIPYAGPIIGAIPVLVVAILQYVLIPTFPEFRGDMVSSWVPVMFIAGSLVFAQIVDNVYLIPVMLGKSVDVHAIVVLLAVILGAKMLGIIGMVISIPLASIVQTMVREIADGVRHLRH, via the coding sequence ATGATCCAGGTCAAGCCCAAAGACGAGGCCCTGATTTTCAAGCCGGCGTTCAAGCTCAGCGCCATGGCCACGGTGATCGTGCTGACCATCGCGTTCCTGCTCTGGATCCCGGGCCTGCTCTCCTCGTTCCTCATCTCGATCATCTTCGTGTTCATCCTCTCGCCGGGAGTGGATTTCTTCGAGCGCCACGGGGTGAGCCGCAGCAACTCGATCCTGCTGGTGTTCCTGCTGATCGTGCTGGCGGTGGTGCTGATCGCCATGCTGATGAGCCGGGCCGTGGTGGCGGAGTACACCGACCTGCTCAGCCGGATGGATGAGTATTCAGCCGTGCTCAAAGATGAACTCAACCGTCAGGCCGCCAGCCTTGAGCATCGTTTCGGCCTCGAAAAATTCGGCGCAGCCTCCCGGCTGCTCAACCTGGGCCAGACCTACCTGTTCGAGGCCCTGACCCCCAGCGGGGACGCCCTGACCACGGTCTCCACCTGGGTCGCGGTGGTGCCGATCCTGCTCTACTTTTTCCTGCTGGACGGGCACAAGATCAAGAAAGCCTTCATCGGCTTCCTGCCCAACCGCTATTTCGAGATGAGCCTGAACATCCACCAGAAAATCAGCCACATCGTGGGCAGTTTCATCCGGGCCAAGCTGATGGAATCTTTCGTGGTGGGACTGTGCGCCCTGGCCGGGTTCATTCTGACCGGTATCCTGTTCAAGCCGCTCAACTACGCGATCTTCCTGGCCATCATCACCGGCCTGTTCAACATCATCCCCTACGCCGGGCCCATAATCGGCGCGATCCCGGTGCTGGTGGTGGCAATCCTGCAATATGTCCTCATTCCGACCTTCCCCGAGTTCCGGGGCGACATGGTCTCCAGTTGGGTCCCGGTGATGTTCATAGCCGGCTCGCTCGTTTTCGCCCAGATCGTGGACAATGTCTACCTCATCCCGGTGATGCTGGGCAAGTCGGTGGATGTCCACGCCATAGTGGTGCTGCTGGCCGTGATCCTGGGGGCCAAGATGCTGGGGATCATCGGCATGGTGATCTCGATCCCACTGGCCAGCATTGTCCAGACCATGGTGCGCGAGATAGCCGACGGTGTGCGCCACCTGCGGCACTGA
- a CDS encoding DUF2264 domain-containing protein produces the protein MKSIRTLFACCFLLAAVVPCRATEIPPRLALSAAADTALSPYTGYTRAHWIEIAGRILAGVLPYFNPETGIPDFRGQDAESGHFQYTSNFTEESRNAFGRSMILAALYCAGSGGNTVPGWDGPVNAPYLKGLIRGTDPDDPCYFGPTGPYGAFGEEISQSIMYCPQYFWDPLTQPQKDNVARWLTALSGGVGFECNCWYFNSAPTPVLLKYGYPFDYGRITEQMDRLLSWHSGDGFFVDGGNRSYDYYNFWGFQMFNLFHYKYTEPWKMKFGKRIRETTAQFMQSFPLYFGSNGAPVAFGRSLTYRWAAAGPVGYAEAAGLGTLDPGLERRIASGCLKYFWEGGAMSENGLLQPGWLGPNTLAAEPYGHRGAPYWAATGFSPLLLPADHPFWTSVEKPMPADNEDRVRVVAGAQLVLKTNHRRGEARLFPIGSPRHNQVTWETSTKYYQHAYSSVLGWAGTGAAGPELAQGRSGVSLDGRTWAYRTQSAPIFISERHNADKYAADLGERGRAQVITQTLIGNQGEVHMVYHTFPKPLYIRVAGYGVSAPHGSTAEQEIRGDTLRVNTQSGYQSLLSVLSGPSGKLETVTVTPRPGWNHSHLFGGIGVFPQWTSDKPVPPKTPVIFYVDGARGEQIGIPSFEVFKDRMEEGLWVRFEGVQNLLEVF, from the coding sequence GTGAAGTCCATCCGTACTCTCTTTGCCTGTTGCTTTCTGCTGGCCGCAGTCGTTCCCTGCCGGGCGACTGAGATTCCGCCGCGCCTGGCCCTGAGCGCCGCGGCCGACACCGCGCTCTCGCCCTACACCGGCTACACCCGCGCCCACTGGATCGAGATCGCCGGACGCATTCTGGCCGGAGTGCTGCCCTATTTCAACCCCGAGACCGGCATCCCGGATTTCCGGGGCCAGGATGCCGAGAGCGGGCATTTCCAGTACACGTCCAATTTTACCGAGGAGAGCCGCAACGCGTTCGGCCGCTCGATGATCCTGGCCGCACTCTACTGCGCGGGCAGCGGCGGGAACACCGTGCCGGGCTGGGACGGCCCGGTGAACGCCCCCTACCTCAAGGGCCTCATCCGCGGCACCGACCCGGACGATCCCTGCTATTTCGGCCCCACCGGGCCGTACGGGGCTTTCGGCGAGGAAATCTCGCAGTCGATCATGTACTGCCCGCAGTATTTCTGGGACCCGTTGACTCAGCCGCAGAAAGACAACGTGGCGCGCTGGCTGACCGCCCTGTCCGGGGGCGTGGGCTTCGAGTGCAACTGCTGGTATTTCAACTCGGCCCCCACGCCGGTGCTGCTCAAGTACGGCTACCCGTTCGACTACGGTCGTATCACCGAGCAGATGGACCGTCTGTTGAGCTGGCACTCCGGGGACGGGTTCTTCGTGGACGGCGGCAACCGTTCCTACGACTACTACAATTTCTGGGGCTTCCAGATGTTCAACCTGTTCCACTACAAGTACACCGAGCCCTGGAAAATGAAATTCGGCAAGCGGATACGCGAGACCACCGCGCAGTTCATGCAGAGTTTCCCGCTGTATTTCGGCTCCAACGGCGCCCCGGTGGCGTTCGGCCGCTCGCTGACCTACCGCTGGGCCGCGGCGGGCCCGGTGGGTTACGCCGAGGCCGCGGGGCTGGGCACGCTCGACCCGGGGCTGGAGCGGCGGATCGCCTCGGGTTGCCTGAAATATTTCTGGGAGGGCGGCGCCATGAGCGAAAACGGCCTTCTGCAGCCCGGCTGGCTTGGCCCCAACACCCTGGCCGCCGAGCCTTACGGCCACCGCGGCGCGCCCTACTGGGCCGCAACCGGGTTCAGCCCGCTTCTGCTGCCTGCCGACCACCCGTTCTGGACCAGTGTCGAAAAACCGATGCCAGCCGACAACGAGGACCGCGTGCGCGTGGTGGCCGGAGCGCAACTGGTGCTCAAGACCAACCACCGCCGCGGCGAGGCCCGCCTGTTCCCGATCGGCAGCCCGCGCCACAATCAGGTGACCTGGGAGACCAGCACCAAGTACTACCAGCACGCCTACTCCAGCGTCCTGGGCTGGGCCGGCACGGGCGCGGCCGGGCCGGAGCTGGCCCAGGGACGCTCGGGCGTGTCGCTGGATGGCCGCACCTGGGCCTACCGCACCCAGAGCGCGCCGATATTCATCTCCGAGCGCCACAACGCCGACAAGTACGCCGCCGACCTGGGCGAGCGCGGACGGGCCCAGGTGATCACCCAAACCCTGATCGGCAACCAGGGCGAGGTGCACATGGTCTACCACACATTCCCCAAGCCGCTGTATATACGGGTGGCGGGCTACGGGGTCAGCGCGCCCCACGGCTCGACTGCGGAGCAGGAAATCCGCGGCGACACCCTGCGCGTCAACACGCAAAGCGGCTATCAGAGCCTATTAAGCGTGCTCAGCGGCCCCTCCGGCAAGCTGGAGACCGTGACCGTGACCCCGCGGCCGGGCTGGAACCACAGCCACCTGTTCGGCGGCATCGGGGTGTTCCCGCAGTGGACCAGCGACAAACCCGTGCCGCCCAAGACCCCGGTGATTTTCTACGTGGACGGCGCGCGCGGCGAACAGATCGGTATACCCTCGTTCGAGGTGTTCAAGGACCGGATGGAGGAGGGCCTCTGGGTGCGCTTCGAGGGGGTGCAGAACCTTCTGGAGGTGTTCTGA